The DNA window CTGCTAAGGATTATTCACAATACCATTATCATGACGTTGTCGGAGATTATATCCAGAAAGTTTATGGATTCGTGTGGagatcttattatttttcttaaagattttcgaattaattaattattgtactttattcaatttatatttaacttcttatacttttattgttgtgtttaaatgatttttattaaattaatcgttgaaaaaaatattggaTAGTTTTTGTTGGAAACTTTCCTTTTAATTATTGTCATAAGTTATTAATATTactaaaatataagaaaaaaactaaGTTACACGTACGTATGTACTTGTAAAACCAACTCATTTAAatgtatgtactaataaaagatcatttaaatatacgtattatcaaaaatatgcTTATTTAGCTTCGGTTagtaaactataattaatttttattttataatttatatgtttattaattaaatattaatatatttatttctcttttttttttattaatgaatgaattctttatttttttttatctttttaataaaaaatttattatttagaatattcattattcattattaattattttaattttattatatatatatatatatatatatatatatataaatatatatataaaaccattcatcattaattactttcactttctatttttctatttttctattttgttttcttatattaacattgatttggtcttaataattaaataaaacaatgacatatctttcaaaaataaaaatctttcaacacaaaaataaattacttaataattaataattagataataataataactcattcatcaaacaataaaaatataataatcaaatattaaacaaaataatatttcttagtcatgaattaataattaaataaagacttattaattttattttttctcatattaaattaaataagaaagaaacatttcactaaaatattaaaataatataaaattcataaataaattattaaaatttctttaaaaataagaatttaaagaataaaagaaataaaaactaataaaaaaaatataaaagaaaagaaacataaactaatataaaaataataaaaattttgaaaataagataaatttaaataatttaattaatgaaaaaaaaagaaacagaaaatatattaatatttaattaataaatatataaattaaaaaataaaaattaactatactttactaaaagattttaaatgagtttatttttgataacaagtttaaatgattttttattagtacagtatatatattttttcttaaaatataataatttacaaattaattatctcTTTTAAGAGGATTTGAGGAACCaagttgagtttttttttttcatgtcttGAAGATCTCAATTTTTACATCACTACTTGCCAATTAGTCGCCATTACATATCAACTAAGGTGTTTCCTTTTTTATAAACATGCCTCAGAACATGTGAATCCAAACATAATGAGTTCCAAAACTGAACGGACGGAGTCCGGTCTTATTACACTGGTTTCTCCAACATTAACAAAGaatagaagaagaataagaataaacaaaaaaaaaaagaatgaacacATTTGTAATATGCTagtataattagttttaattataaacaaaatctcCACTATACAACTTTATCCTTGCACCTACCACCAAACGGGTTTCTTCCGATGTTAAAGCTGTTGctgaaacaaaaacaaaacaaaaaacaaatatgagAGAGCAAGATTGATAAATATGACAAGAATTGTGAGGTACCAGCCTGTTCAAAAGACTTTTGACCAAAAATAGAGATCGGACAAGGCTCGGGCGGATGAATCCAAGTAGTCTGAGTAGGAGGAATGTTGTCGAATATAGGCTGTTGTTGTCCATGGGTTGATCCAAAATTCTCGTCAAAGTGAAAATCCAAAGGGTGGTGGTGGTTATTATGACAGTTAATCCCAGTTTCAGacttcattttatttgtttcatgtAGAACTAAATTACTATAAGGATTGTAAGAAAATTGGTCTCTCATAAACATACTCAAACATGAACCATCATCAAGCGATCCACATTCCTGTCCCCTGTTATCAACTTGTCCATTTGTATTATTCTTTATCTCGGTTCTGCAATTCTCAATGTAACCAGAGTATGTTTGAATTGATGGATCTGAACTGCAACCGAACTCTCTATACCAAAACAACATTTTACCTTAAATTAAGGATCTTTCTTTAATTCTATCAAAGCCCGTGTAATAAGTATTAACTAACCTTTGAGAAAGAAAATTTGGCTCAACCAACAATGTCATGTGTTGATCATCGTTAGAAGGAAGCCATGATAATGGTTGGCCTTCTGATGTTCCAGCCATTGTTAAAGGCATACACATCCCAGTCCTGAACTGCGATTAAGAGATAAGGAAAATATGATTATGCTACaacaatgaagaagaaatttaaCAAAATGGTCATTTACTTGGCTTGTGGATTCCATTGACATTAATGGGAATTTCGCGAAATTTTCCTGCAAAGTTATGCAAGAGCATTCAACAAGATAACATAATTGATCAGAATCAATATTACTAGATGGTTTTGATCCTTTTGAGGTCATCTCTAATCATATTCTACAATaacaatttgaaaaagaaaaagagattaTAAGAATATGAGTCAACCCTATGTATTCGGATTCGATTGAGTGATTCCTTTAGGGAATCTTCCATCTGCATAAGATGTTCAACATTGTCAACTTTCTCAGGGCTACTCCAACAGCTGATGcaaattcaaaatgaaaaaaataagtaaaaataatatgaatgataATTGCAAACAATAAATTTAGGCACCTCAATCTTCTATGCACTTCTGTTAGTTGTGCCTTCAATGTCCTTACTTGATTGGCTAATTCCTAAATATGAGAAATGAACATTATATTGAAGAGTAATAATAATTGAAACCATTGTAATTGAAAAGACAAGAACTTACCTCAATTGATCTAACCCTGCCCGGGaaagaatttaaaaatcacAATCCATCTTACAAGCAACTGTTAATGCTAGTAGAACAAACACAAAGTTAAGACAAACCAACCTTGAACCCAAAAACTCCTGTATATTTACATCATGATCCATCTTCTTAAAGGTTTTCTTCAGTGCCTGCAATCTCAAATAGAAGATCAAGtatgaaaaacaaaaaccaccccaaagaaatataaatcatatGAGATCAAAAGAGATCTTACTTCAAGGCTCTCAAGCTTCCTAttccaagaaaaaaaaagagaaaacagTTACATGACAATGAATGAATCTCCAACATGAAGAACAACAGGAGAGTAAACGAAATGAAAAAACCTTTTCGCCCTTTCTTGGGGCGTTAGCTGAGCAAATTTTCCAATAACCTCTTCAATATTGCTGAAGTAATAAACAAAAGGTTCTAAGCAAACAATTTGCATGTGTTTATGTTGGCCATCATTACGAATGATACATATATACCTGCGTTCTCCACGGAATAATGTTGGTTTCCCAGTAGGCGAAAACATGAGAAGTATAATTTCTATGTCGCATAGTATCGACAGTTCTTGAGCTTTTTTCAAAATTCCATTTCTTCTTTTAGAATATGTCACTTGTCTATTTGCAGTGTTCTCCAACctctttatttttaacttaaccCTTCCCATGACTCTAAGATACTAAAACCAGTAGCACATTCTTTACCATTATTATATGTGCGTTATTCCATTTCTAGAAAGAACATATTCAAATTTGTACACaaacatataataaatagattgaTATAATGAAATGAAAcataaatagaaaaagaaagcaaagAATAGTATGCAATACCTAGATCAATTGAAATGTTAGAAGAAGGAAAGGAGGTAAGGAAAAGCATAGAGAAATTGGAGTATTTGACGATAAGGATGAATTGAAATGAGAGCAACGGAAACAAGGAGAGAAATATGGTAACAGAAAATAAGAATTTGTGGAGAAAGGGAGGGTGAAGTTAAATCTGGAGTGGAAGCCAACGACCAAAGCTTTgtcattataaattaataattaattttatatttattaattttattttaatttataacatttttagttttctttttctAGAAAAAAATATGTCTATCCAGAATTATTATTGAAGGTCTTTTTTTAGTCGATCTAcaattaatttctatttttgatCTTTGGACTATTATTTggttcttttataaaaatattgtaagaaAGTGTGGGTGTGTTGGAGTTTTTCTAAATTTCACTCTCTaggaaaaaaatgttttatatgaaaaaatatcttCGATGAACTTAATGTCCCTCAAGAAAAATGATTCTTGGTTGGTAGGCGTGATCATGCGGTCTTTTTGGTGAACGGACAACCTCATATGAGTATTTAGGATAAGGCAAAACAGAATATCGTGAGAGGATCAAAAGAAGTTAAATGGTCAAATCGGATATTGATCTTCAATTGGCTTCCTCAATAACCCTTAAGGGTGTCTCTCACATTTGAATCCAGGGAGGCTATAGTTTGTAACATTAATGACACTAGTGGTAGAGAGAAGATTCTAGAAAGGGGCCGGTCATCGACTAGATTCCGT is part of the Impatiens glandulifera chromosome 1, dImpGla2.1, whole genome shotgun sequence genome and encodes:
- the LOC124910172 gene encoding agamous-like MADS-box protein AGL65, which codes for MGRVKLKIKRLENTANRQVTYSKRRNGILKKAQELSILCDIEIILLMFSPTGKPTLFRGERSNIEEVIGKFAQLTPQERAKRKLESLEALKKTFKKMDHDVNIQEFLGSRVRSIEELANQVRTLKAQLTEVHRRLSCWSSPEKVDNVEHLMQMEDSLKESLNRIRIHRENFAKFPLMSMESTSQFRTGMCMPLTMAGTSEGQPLSWLPSNDDQHMTLLVEPNFLSQREFGCSSDPSIQTYSGYIENCRTEIKNNTNGQVDNRGQECGSLDDGSCLSMFMRDQFSYNPYSNLVLHETNKMKSETGINCHNNHHHPLDFHFDENFGSTHGQQQPIFDNIPPTQTTWIHPPEPCPISIFGQKSFEQAGTSQFLSYLSILLSHICFLFCFCFSNSFNIGRNPFGGRCKDKVV